A window of Equus przewalskii isolate Varuska chromosome 6, EquPr2, whole genome shotgun sequence genomic DNA:
GATAATAATGTCAATTTAGGCACCTCGGAGGTCAGTATGGGAAATTTTATGAAAGCTCAGAAGATATCTAATTTACCTTTGGCATGAAATGGGGGAGGAGGTAGAGCAGAGAAGGCTTCTCAAAGGAGGTAACCCATGAGCTGATGTTTGAATGATAAATAGAAATTAGTAAGGCAAAGAATACTAAGGAGGATGGAAGGTGGAGTAGGATAAGTTTGTCAGATGTCAGATTTCTGATCCTGTGGTCCACTGAGCTAAGAATATCACCAGGCTCTCCCACACCATAACTGGGAACAAGTCTTACAGGATTGCATCCTTTTCTTACATCATTTTGTGCATTAACAGGAAAGCAGCCTCATCTATGATGCCTGGGCTACCCTATAACACCACCATGGAAACCCCTGCCACCTTCTTCCTTGTGGGCATCCCAGGTTTGCAGTCTTCACATCTTTGGCTGGCTATCTCACTGAGTGTCAAGTATACCACAGCCCTGTTAGGAAACACCATCATAATGGCTGTAATCTGCATGGATTACACTCTACAAGAACCCATGTACCGCTTCCTGTGTGTTCTGGCTGCCGTGGACATTGTTATGGCTTCCTCTGTGGTGCCCAAGATGCTGAGCATCTTCTCCTCAGGAGACAGCTTCATCAGCTTTAGTGCTTGTTTGACTCAGATGTATTTTGTGCATGCAGCCACAGCTGTGGAGACAGGGCTGCTGCTGGCCATGGCTTTTGACCGCTATGTAGCCATCTGTAAGCCCCTATGCTACAAGAGAATTCTCACACCTCAAGTGATGCTGGGAATGATTGTGGCCATCATCATAAGAGCTGTTATATTTGTGACTCCATTGAGTTGGATGGTGAGTCATCTACCTTTCTGTGGCTCCACAGTGGTTCTCCATTCCTACTGTGAGCACATAGCTGTGGCCAAATTGGCATGTGCTGACCCTATGCCCAGCAGTCTCTACAGTCTGATTGTTTCCTCCATTATTGTGGGCTCTGATGTGGTCTTCATTGCTGTCTCCTATAATCTGATTCTCCAGGCAGTATTTGGTCTATCCTCAAAGAATACTCAGTTGAAAGCTTTAAGCACATATGGCTCCCATATGGGAGTTATGGCTCTGTTCTATTTACCTGGGATGGCATCCATCTATGTGGCCTGGCTAGGGAAAGACATAGTGCCTTTGCACACCCAAGTGCTGTTAGCTGACTTGTACCTGGTCATCCCACCCACCTTAAACCCCATCATTTATGGCCTGAGGACCAAACAAATACAGGAGCGAATATGGAGCATGCTGCTGTACTGCCTCTTTTACCACTCCAACGTGGGTTCATGAACACGAAATCCATGGAGACCTTAAGGATTCCAGCTGACTTCAAAGATGGCTTAGAGATCTATGGAGTTTGTTTGCTTTCCCTGGCACCATAAGAGTTCTCAGTTGAAGCTCTGAAGGATAAACTTATATAACTTTTCAACTTACAGAAAGAATATGAATGAAATGATTAATTTTCTGATATTCTTAATCGTTTCAATCAACTAGTATCCAGATCAGAGAGAAGTTTGTGCAGAGAATAGTGATatggggtttttcttttcttaggttCTGTTCCATATTTCCAACTTAATACCCTACTAGTACCTGAGTAGAAGAAACCAATTATTTGATCCCCCAACCCCTGGCTGATTTCCTCAGAACTGTCCATCTCCTCACTTGTTTATATGGAAGCAGCTATTAATATATgaccctgcctgcctctggccCATTGATGAATCCACTCAGCTTGGGTCATGTGCTCTCACTTGGACCAGAGGCCTTCTACAGTCAAAATAGATTCCAGTTTATCTGAAAAGATATAAACTTGGATCACTGACGGTGACCATTTTCCAACATATGaacttagaaagaaaaagctaTTCCATAGCAAGAGAAGAGATTagcaaaatggatgaagaaactgaatcgCTGGTTCTCTGGTTCCAATTTATCTTGGATACCCAGGTACATCCCTGTTATTATGTTCTGCAAGATATCTCTACATCCTTTTACTATATCCCATATTGTTAAGGTAGATGGACTCAGTGTACTAATcactaggtttttgtttttatgacacAGAAGCTAAGGCAATGTAAGTTTGATTTTTGacatctttctctttgtttcctaaTTTTGCTTGAGTAACTGAACTGTAAGACACAAAAGAGAGGGATCAAATATAAGATAGGTCTATCTTCTTCTGGATACCTCTAAGGCGGTGTGCTCTGGGATGAAAAGGTCAATAGAGAACAATATCAATTATGAAGCTGAAATGTCACTACTCTCCTCCAGGTCACCAgatacttattttgtttttgtttttcccttttcagaAAGTGTTAAACAGAATAATCACtatatgttaaaagaaaaaggtttcATATGCAAGAGATACACATATTTGACTCTGGtacatttgaaaatgttaagAGCCAGGTCTGATGGCTTAGTGATTAAAGTTAGGTGCTCACTGCTACTGTGGCCCAGGCTCACTGCCAGTTGCGGAATCAAACCACCCatttgtcagttgccatgctgtggtggtagctcacatagcagaactagaatgacttacatcTAGGATATAAAACcattactggggctttggggagtggaaaaaaaagagaaagattggtaacagatgttagctcaggctactCTTTTCCAGCAAGAactaaagaagaggaagaaaaaaaattttaatacaagaTAATTTTACAATAGTACTGATACCAAAGTACTGTATCTGAGTCTCAATATCTCCTTTCTACTGATGGGGGGAAGGCattgaaaattaagcaaaataatgAATGGAAAGTACAAAAAGCAACATCAATATAttgtgtgtatttaaaaaataaacccaatatatttctaattccacAATTTTAAGGGGTAGTTCTTGGCACTATTGAAATTGCAGTCCTGTGTAGATCAGTACTCATGTGGTAATTATTCTAAACAGATTTTCTACTTAACAACTCAGCAAACCCACCTTTTGCTAATATTGGACTTTGTTTACCCACTAGAATGTATTCTATTTCTGAATACCAGTGGAGTAGGAATCAGCCTCTAAATATCTGATAATGATGCCCTGAGTTCCCAAAGAGCAGTAAAAAAGACTCTCCTCCCCTTGCCACCCCCTAACATAAACAAATCAAGATCATGAGGCAGTGAAGCacatttgaaaagattttgattttgaaaagtcacactattctttctccataaaGCACCAAAAGAACTACGTCTATTAAATCAAAGAATACTAGATACATTAAAGAATCTGAGGTAAAGCAACAAAGGTATAGTCCAGCCTGCagccaaaataaaaatctctttccAGCATTTCCATCAGAAGGCTACTCTGCCAACTTGTGTCTCATTCACATTACTATTCCCTGACACCAGCTGGGATCCACCGTTGGTACTCAGATATTGAATTACAGATTTCCAAAAACGGACTGGTTCCCTGCCATGGCTGCCCCAAAACAGTAAGTCTTGCGCTTCTCTGGATGCATTCAGATCAGACCCCTCCTCTATTACAAGCAGCAATGTGTGCTCACTTAACTAGTGCCTGGGATCCACAGCAGACTCTCAGTGTTTGGATCTTAAGAGATTACAACCAATCATCCTTGAAAAAAAGGGAGACTGGATTTCCTGTGGGGAGTTGTGAACCCACAGATTTACCCTCTGCCTCTAGCTTTTATAGGACCCGAGAATCACAAGCTTTTAGTAGCCTTTCCCCTCAAGACTCAGGCATTGCACCCCTTGGTTTCTCTGCTGGTAAAGCAAGGATGGGCAAAGCTCATCCCTGCCTGGCAATGAATGATCACACCACGTCAGAGGTGCCAGGCCAGACATTCTAGGGAGTGGTGCATGCACTCTACCCTCTGATGGCTATgtgtctcttccccttctggacCACTTTTGAAATTACCCATCAAATCAGTTTTTGAACAGGAATATAGTCAAGTACCATCCAGTCTTTCATGCCCCTAGGAGGCAAGAAAAGCTtacttttgttttgattctaggcATAGGAATGAAAATTCCCtcacttaaatatttatcaacacacacacacacaaacacacacacacagtgctagACAGGGGTTACACTGATGAACCAGACAAATAAAGTCCTTGTCTTCATGGGGTTCTTAGAAGGGAAGAGTAAGCAACTATCTCAGAGAAAAGGGTTTTCATACACTGAAGAACTTTAGTCTTCTTGCCTGATCTTACAATCAAAGAGcatgaaataaacaatttgttTAAACTTGTAATTCTTCCAACAAGTAACCATAGTGCCCAAATcagctttaaaaatgtcaaaaaaaaaaaaaaatcccaaaatagcACATtacaaacaaaatcattttaCTCCTTAATTCATTCTAGGTTTGAATGAATTTATCACTTAATAATCTTTTTCGAAGAACCGTCCAAGATCGGTCCTAAGAAAGCCATAGTAACAGAACAACACTGATTTGGCCCTTAGCCTCTTCTGCTAAATGTCCAGGGACATAACTAGAAGCACTTCCTCAAAACCCATTTCTGAAGTCTAAAAGCACTTCCCCAGAGAGTTCCCCCACGTAAAGACACATGGTTCCTCTAATGCTGGTCAGCTCAATCCTTTGCAAGATCAGGTCTGTGACTTACCAGTTCATTCCACTCCAAGCAGTTGATGGTAACTTCTCCCCTTTACTACTAATAGTCAAGGAGCAACTTGGACGTGTGGTGGGCAGAATGAGTTCATTTCCCCATTTTGGTCTGTTTTACCTCTTTCATACGTGAATAGCCAATACAATAAAGGTAGAAACATAACTTTTGCTATCCTTTATTACAGGAATTACTTTGTTTTTGCCTATACCTAACCTAGTATCTACTTTCCTGCCAAATCCTAACCCAACTGTCACTACCTTCAAGTATAAACTACCTCAGAGGTTGTGTTACACAGCATCAATATGTAATGTACATACTGTAGCCCGTACAATAAGCAAAACCATT
This region includes:
- the LOC103553154 gene encoding olfactory receptor 52I2-like, encoding MMPGLPYNTTMETPATFFLVGIPGLQSSHLWLAISLSVKYTTALLGNTIIMAVICMDYTLQEPMYRFLCVLAAVDIVMASSVVPKMLSIFSSGDSFISFSACLTQMYFVHAATAVETGLLLAMAFDRYVAICKPLCYKRILTPQVMLGMIVAIIIRAVIFVTPLSWMVSHLPFCGSTVVLHSYCEHIAVAKLACADPMPSSLYSLIVSSIIVGSDVVFIAVSYNLILQAVFGLSSKNTQLKALSTYGSHMGVMALFYLPGMASIYVAWLGKDIVPLHTQVLLADLYLVIPPTLNPIIYGLRTKQIQERIWSMLLYCLFYHSNVGS